A genomic segment from Syntrophotalea acetylenivorans encodes:
- a CDS encoding tetratricopeptide repeat protein, translated as MEIQKLQKTILLEEKKRRNKNKGRFQLLLALSTAMVLISAAIALYHWNFNRIPQRQFDRGQALLLRGEYSRAYSKFRHLYEHHPQFRSAPQALLLAGEILQFNLNQDREALLAYLLVERDYPGHEVERKAQRRAADIYKYRLGEYDRALTSYQKLLDGGSDGGEGLQYEIADTYFRQNNFEQARIEFESLLKNYPQCERIAEVLFRIASASALEGALEEAAFVYQRVVEEYPDSPFYPEALYGLAVVKEERGELQAALTLLKELQGSYREADVLENRIKQVRKRIKKKRKAT; from the coding sequence ATGGAGATACAGAAACTGCAGAAGACGATTTTACTGGAGGAGAAGAAGCGCCGGAATAAGAATAAAGGCCGCTTTCAACTGCTGTTGGCGCTGAGCACGGCGATGGTGCTGATCAGTGCCGCAATAGCCCTGTACCATTGGAACTTTAACCGCATACCGCAGCGTCAATTCGATCGCGGCCAAGCATTGTTATTGCGGGGAGAATACAGCCGGGCCTATAGTAAATTTCGTCATCTGTACGAGCACCATCCACAATTCAGGTCTGCGCCGCAGGCCCTGTTGTTGGCCGGTGAAATCCTTCAGTTTAACCTCAACCAGGATCGTGAAGCGCTGCTGGCTTATCTGTTGGTAGAGCGAGATTATCCCGGCCATGAGGTCGAACGCAAAGCCCAACGCCGGGCAGCGGATATCTATAAATACCGCCTGGGTGAATATGACCGGGCATTGACTTCCTATCAAAAGTTGCTTGATGGTGGCAGTGATGGCGGCGAAGGGCTGCAGTATGAAATTGCCGACACCTATTTCAGGCAGAACAATTTTGAGCAGGCGCGCATCGAATTCGAAAGCCTGTTAAAGAATTATCCGCAGTGCGAACGCATCGCCGAGGTCCTGTTTCGCATCGCCTCCGCTTCGGCTCTCGAAGGCGCGTTAGAAGAGGCCGCCTTTGTTTATCAACGAGTGGTGGAAGAGTACCCTGACAGCCCTTTCTATCCGGAAGCATTGTACGGTCTCGCAGTGGTAAAAGAAGAGCGGGGAGAACTGCAGGCGGCTCTAACCTTGTTAAAAGAATTACAGGGAAGTTACCGGGAGGCAGATGTCCTGGAGAATCGAATTAAGCAGGTACGAAAGCGGATAAAAAAGAAACGCAAGGCCACGTAA
- the gyrA gene encoding DNA gyrase subunit A translates to MLSEQNKVSVNIEDEMRKSYMDYAMSVIIGRALPDIRDGLKPVHRRVLFAMNELNNDYNKPYKKSARVVGDVIGKYHPHGDTAVYDTIVRMAQDFSMRYPLVDGQGNFGSVDGDSAAAMRYTEVRMDRLAHELLADLEKETVDFGENYDGSLEEPLVLPCKFPNLLVNGSEGIAVGMATKIPPHNLTEVINALIAVIDDPTLSFEELLNLIPGPDFPTAGFILGREGINQAYRTGRGIIQMRARALVEKDRRTGRERIVVTEIPFQVNKARLIEKIADLIKDKKIEGISDLRDESDRDGIRVVVELKKDIIPQVTLNQLYKMTPMQSSFGIIMLAIVSGQPRILSLREVLDRFVDHRKEIVTRRCIYELKKAEARAHILEGLKIALENLDEVIAIIKGSSSPAEAKQRLIDRFSFTALQTQAILDMRLHRLTGLEREKIIAEYQEVMAQIARLKEILASEVEILKIIKQELVDIRDRFGNDRRTEIIEKTGELSLEDLITDEEMVVTVSHSGYIKRNAVSLYRAQRRGGKGKTGMRPKEEDFVEQLFIASTHSYILVFTDLGKVYWLKVHEIPQGGRAARGKAIVNLLQMASGENITSILPVKEFTEGKFIITATQNGIVKKTDLMAYANPRVGGIIALTIDEGDRLVSTRLSDGSMDVLLASRNGKAIRFAEKDVRAMGRTSRGVRGMQLEGEDRLIGMEVVSDATSATLVTVTENGYGKRTDLNEYRLQGRGGKGIITIKTSDRNGHVVDIKLINDDFDLMFITDRGKVLRTGVCDLSIIGRNTQGVRLMVLESDERIVAVAKLAEKDEADGDTETAEDDFTGGEEAPE, encoded by the coding sequence GTCCTATATGGACTATGCCATGAGTGTCATTATCGGCCGGGCTCTGCCCGACATCCGAGATGGTCTGAAGCCGGTCCATCGGCGGGTGTTGTTTGCCATGAACGAGCTGAATAACGACTATAACAAGCCGTATAAAAAATCGGCCCGTGTGGTCGGTGATGTCATCGGTAAGTATCACCCCCATGGCGACACGGCCGTGTATGACACCATCGTTCGCATGGCACAGGATTTTTCCATGCGCTATCCTCTGGTCGACGGCCAGGGAAATTTCGGTTCGGTGGATGGCGATTCGGCGGCGGCCATGCGTTATACCGAGGTGCGTATGGATCGCCTGGCCCATGAACTGCTGGCCGATCTGGAAAAAGAAACGGTCGACTTTGGCGAGAACTACGACGGCTCTCTGGAAGAACCCCTGGTGCTGCCTTGTAAGTTTCCCAACCTGCTGGTCAACGGTTCGGAGGGGATCGCCGTTGGTATGGCGACCAAGATACCGCCCCATAACTTGACCGAGGTTATCAACGCTCTAATTGCTGTCATTGACGATCCGACCCTGAGTTTTGAGGAACTGCTGAACCTGATTCCCGGCCCCGATTTCCCCACGGCGGGCTTCATTCTCGGAAGGGAAGGGATTAATCAGGCCTATCGCACCGGCCGTGGCATTATTCAGATGCGGGCCCGGGCTCTGGTGGAAAAGGACCGTCGCACCGGCCGCGAACGTATCGTGGTCACGGAAATACCTTTTCAGGTCAACAAGGCCCGGTTGATCGAAAAAATAGCGGATCTGATCAAAGATAAGAAAATTGAGGGAATATCCGATCTGCGTGACGAATCGGACCGGGACGGAATTCGCGTGGTGGTCGAGTTGAAAAAGGACATCATCCCCCAGGTGACCCTGAATCAGCTCTACAAAATGACCCCCATGCAGTCGTCTTTCGGCATCATCATGCTGGCTATTGTCTCCGGTCAGCCAAGAATTCTGTCTCTGCGCGAGGTGTTGGATCGATTCGTTGATCACCGCAAAGAAATTGTCACCCGCCGATGCATCTATGAACTTAAAAAAGCGGAAGCTCGAGCACATATTCTGGAAGGCCTTAAAATAGCTTTGGAAAACCTCGATGAGGTGATTGCTATTATCAAGGGTTCGAGCAGTCCCGCCGAAGCCAAGCAGCGTCTTATCGATCGTTTCTCTTTCACGGCTTTACAGACCCAGGCCATTCTCGATATGCGTCTGCATCGCTTAACCGGTCTCGAGCGGGAAAAAATCATTGCTGAGTACCAAGAAGTTATGGCCCAGATCGCCCGTCTCAAGGAAATTCTGGCCAGCGAGGTGGAAATCCTCAAGATTATCAAGCAGGAACTGGTCGATATCCGTGACCGCTTCGGCAATGATCGCCGTACTGAAATAATCGAAAAAACCGGTGAGCTTTCATTGGAGGACCTTATCACCGATGAGGAAATGGTGGTAACCGTCTCTCACAGCGGTTATATCAAGCGCAATGCCGTTTCGCTATATCGCGCTCAACGACGTGGTGGCAAGGGCAAGACCGGCATGCGTCCGAAGGAAGAGGATTTTGTCGAGCAGTTGTTTATCGCTTCGACTCATTCCTACATTCTGGTCTTCACCGATCTCGGCAAGGTTTATTGGCTGAAGGTTCACGAGATTCCTCAGGGTGGCCGGGCGGCTCGCGGCAAGGCGATCGTCAACCTGCTGCAGATGGCAAGCGGAGAGAATATTACCTCGATACTTCCGGTCAAGGAATTTACCGAAGGTAAGTTCATTATCACCGCCACTCAGAACGGTATCGTTAAAAAGACCGATTTGATGGCTTATGCCAATCCCCGCGTCGGCGGCATCATTGCCTTGACGATCGACGAGGGTGATCGCCTGGTGTCGACCCGTTTGTCCGACGGTTCTATGGATGTGCTGCTGGCAAGTCGCAACGGCAAGGCCATTCGTTTCGCCGAAAAGGACGTCCGGGCCATGGGTCGTACTTCCCGCGGTGTGCGGGGCATGCAGCTTGAGGGGGAAGACCGGTTGATCGGTATGGAAGTGGTTTCCGATGCCACATCTGCTACCCTGGTGACGGTTACTGAAAACGGTTACGGCAAGCGTACCGACCTCAATGAGTACCGGCTGCAGGGACGAGGCGGCAAGGGTATCATCACCATCAAGACCTCCGATCGCAACGGTCATGTTGTAGATATTAAGCTGATAAACGATGATTTCGATCTGATGTTTATTACCGACCGCGGCAAGGTACTGCGTACCGGCGTTTGCGATCTGTCCATTATCGGACGCAACACTCAAGGTGTTCGGTTGATGGTCCTGGAAAGCGACGAAAGGATCGTGGCGGTTGCAAAGCTGGCCGAAAAGGATGAGGCCGATGGAGATACAGAAACTGCAGAAGACGATTTTACTGGAGGAGAAGAAGCGCCGGAATAA